The Malaclemys terrapin pileata isolate rMalTer1 chromosome 2, rMalTer1.hap1, whole genome shotgun sequence nucleotide sequence CAAGAGACACTGTCTCCTGTTTGTGGTTGTACATATGTATGTGGTTCTGTGAATTCAATTGTGCAAACTCTATTTATATTCAGCCAGTTCTTCTGCAGCTCCAATGTTGtcaaccatttcttctgtgatgtGCCCCCTATGCTGAAGCTGTCCTGCTCCGACATCCATGTCACTGAGCTTGTACTTTTCACTTTCTCTACTGTAATTGTCACGACTACTTTCCTGGGTGTCCTAATCTCGTACATGTGCATCCTTGTGGCCATTCTCGGGATCCGTTCTGCCAAGGGGAGACGCAAAACCTTTTCCACCTGCGCCTCCCACCTGACAGTCGTCACTATGTTTTATGGGATGCtgatatgtatatatttaagaCCCAGTTCTAGCTACTTGATGGACCAAGACAAGGTTACCTCTGTGGTTTATGCCCTTGTGATCCCCATGTTGAACCCCctgatctacagcctgagaaacaaggagGTAAATGATGCCTTTAAAAGGGTGATATACAGGAAGATTTTTTCTTGGTCATTATAATCATGATATTTTAACCAATAAACAGTAGATGGAATAAGAGTGAGCTGTCTGTATCATTATCCTTATTTCTATGACTCAGCCACTCCATGTGATGTACAGAAAATCATATAATGGAACCCAGTCAAATACAATATTAGAAATTGGTGTTTTTAAGATCCATGAATGAGGGTCTGTAACACTATGTAGAATCAGCAAGACGCTCTGACATTTGGCTTAAAGGACAATTGCTGTTGCCTGTTATGTTTTAGGCCAGGTTGGAGTTCAGGTGAGAGGATGAGAAGATTGTATGTATCCTTCATCAGTTCTGAGATTTCATCCAATGGAGGGCACTGTTAAACATACAGAATAAAAGCAACCAGAACTGAGGTAACGATTATTAAAGCTCAGCTTAGGTATATAGGTCATGTTATCGGAATGTGTAATGATAAATTCCCCAGAAAAGTCCTCTCTGGTGAGCTTAGGGACTTAGTCTGAATAATGCGGAGTTGACCTTTATCATGCAGAGCTAGCCTGCACCAAATCAGAGCATCTTCTCTCACCGCTGCATCATGCCGAGATTCAGAGGATGTTGTTTTACTCTTGAGTTCTCAACATAGGAGAATAcagttaaaacaaaggaaatcagagcTATGACACAGAATTCATTATTTATTCACCAATTGTTTATTGATAACCACAAATCCCAATAATTAACTATGAACAAACCTTCTTGTTTATTGTCCTTCTAAAGGTGTCCTTCTTAGACTGTAGATCAGGGGGTTCAGCATGGGAATTATGAGTATATAAAACACAGAGATGATCTTGTCTGGATCTGTGGTGTAACCGGAACTGGGTCGTAAATACATGAAGATCACAGTCCCGTAGAAAACTCTGACGGCCGTCAGGTGGGAGGCgcaggtggagaaggttttgcaTCTGCCCTTGGCAGAGCGGATTTTCAGGATGGCAATGAGGATGTACATGTAGGAGAATAGTACAATGAGAATAGTAGTCATGACCACTATACTGGACAAGGTGAAATGCAACATGTTAGCGTTGTGGGTGTCGGAGCAGGACAGATTAAGGATTGGGgggatgtcacagaagaaatggttgaTGACATTGGATTCACAGAAGGACAGGGTAAATATAAATGGAGTCTGAACAACTGAATTCACAAAGCCGCATACGTATGAGGCAACCACTAGTAATACACAAAGTCTCTTTGACATGACAACGCTATAGAGCAAGGGGTTACAGATGGCTATGAAGCGATCAGATGCCATTACCGCCAACAGGCAAGCTTCATTGGTCAGAAAGTTACAGACAAAGAAAAACTGTGCTGCGCATGCAGCGAGAGAAATGGGTTTGGCCTGAACCACAAAAGTCATCAGCAACTGGAGAGCAACAACTGAGGAATTACCAACATCGGCAAGAGACAAATTGctgaggaaatagtacatgggggtgtggagtcGGGAGTTGAACCTGATCAACATGATCATCCCTAGATTCCCCGCCAGGGTGATAACATAGATCATTAGGAACGACACAAAGAGGGGGACCTGAAGCTCCGGATGATCCATGAATCCCTGGAAAATGAAGTCTGTAACCACGGTGTGATTTCCCTCCACCATTTCTTCCGACCATGATCTCCTTTACAGGGGAAAAGTGAAATGTACAATTAAACAGGAGCCAAGAAAGGACCAAGAGTGGATCTTCACACTTCCCTCATGAAATATTGCACCAACCCGAGGCAGTGGGAATACATCAGGGGACAATCGTAGGGAATGCACTGTTTGCATTACACTCACACTGTCCACTATAGCTAAGGCTTTGTCATGCTGAGAATTAGCGCATACTGTGTATTAAAGTGCTTCCAACCTGATAGCCTATACAGTCAGAGGCAACAAAAAAAGGTAGTGTTCGGTATGAAAAGGGAAGTCAATGAATATAGAGAGAGACCAATGAATGGTCTAGAGTTCATTCACTAGCCCTGCTTTTCTGTTCCTGATCCCACGGACATCACTGGGAGCTCTTGTACTCATCCCCTTTGAAAActagaactggaaaaaaatttcaattgcatttttttccctaggagaaatgcagattcagcaacacCCAAATCTTTTTAATTTGACACGACTTGTCGTTCCAACATTTCctttagttatttttttattaaacaattattttaaaacgttcaaaaggaaaacaaaacgttttgtttcaggttgaaaaACCCATTCTGTTTGaccctgatatatatatatatatatttactttaagatttgctgaaaatttcaaatACATAAATTCCTTTTCAGCATcacttgaaatgatttttttctgactttttgaaATTGCTACAAAGCAAAATATccgttattcacacagctctattgAAAACACAGGCTAATTTAAAAGGCAgaatctaaatatggatttagaccCCTAATAGTGGACATCTGTAACAGAGATCTGTTATAAACCCACTGGGGTAAAACATACTTTCTGCAGATGTGCATTATAATTATTTTCTACCACACATTGCAAATCTTTCTACATGGCAGTGATGCTTTTAGCTGGCATAGATTAAAAGCCTTTTCAGTGTAGATTCAGCAGGGGAAGTGCTATGGTATCAGGCAACCTAATCTGCAAACTGCTGGTTTTGGATTACCTAACACTAGGCACTGACAGATTCTTGTCTGAGTGTAGACCTGGGCAGGTCTCAGGCACTGACAGAAAATGGAAGCACATAGGCAGAATTCAGGCAGAATGCTACCACTAGTGTTCCCTGAGTGATGGGGTGGGTTAGCTAGAGTGTGCAGAGAGCTTCATGAGCAACTGGCTTGAAGATAAACCAGAGCCTGACCTCACATCCTGTTTGTCTGATAGCACTGGTCAGCCTGAGTGGACAGAGACTGCACACTGGATATAAAATGCTTCTATGATTTAGCTCTCCCTGTAACTCTGATGCATTAATACATGACAGCCATTGCCCCCAGAACACAAGCAGTacagggcaggaaatggttttctatCCCATGAAAATTTCTGAGAGACTGTCAGTTTTTCCTGTCTTGAATTGGGACGGAGTCAAAACactgaacatttttattaatcagaaatcaggaaaataaataaattcaggtcaattgaaatattttattttgatacaTTCTAGACCATTTTGGTTTggttgcaaacattttttttagctGCAATtagctgaaatttcaaaatgattttgcaTGTTGGATCATGAAAAcagatgttttttttattttgaaaatggttaaacaaaatgtttcaacaattTATCAGCTTTTTTATTTCCAAAAAAGGTTCATGTTGAAAAAATTGACCAAACCGATCCTTTCCTGCAAACAGTTCCAGCTTTGATGAATGGGTGATGAAAAAAGTGTTTAGTGGGAACATACCTGACCAGCTCTGATCACAACGTTTTCTCTGAAAGCGATGATACAGACAGACGCCCAGCAAATGGGGGTTTGATACATTCCATTATGATCTCCATTTACTTCAAGAAAACAGGAAATGGGCTTAGCCCATTAGCCCAATGACTTCAGCTGAACTACTCTGTGTGCATGAGAACAGTATGCGGTCAGCACCGTTGCTGAAATTAATATGAGATGTATGCCGATGGCGCTGAAGTATCTCGTTCCTGTTTCGGATTTTTAGTCTGATAGAAAGTTACCTGAAAATAGCTTGGGTAATTCCTAATTATTAAACAAACTGCTCTCAATCCCACCAGTTCCTTCTGTCATGTTACCTGCGTCAGGggtttaaaaagttaaattatttaaattaaatatacagaACCCAGGAATTTCCAGAACAGGTCCCCTAATGATCTATATTTTCACTGTGGTAGTCATTACAGTATGCTTCAGAGTTAGGTGCAAGCCACCATCATAAGCATTATGGACTAACATAATGGGGGGAGTTTCCTCCTCAGTCTATAATCTGCATCAAGCCCCATGTCCCAAAGCCTGAGGTTTTATATCTTTAAACATCTCCATTCCACTGTAAAATACAAATATTCTTAATATTCATACTTATGTCAAATCCTTTTTTGGATGATTAAGCAGATAGTTAGATAGAAGGGTATATGAGGACAGATTCGATAGATTAATTACATGGCTCCAATctacagtgacttcaatggaactatggcccacttacaccagctgaaactTTGACCCATTAATTCCAACAGAGCTATACTGACTGACACCATTTGGAGATCTGACCCATTGCTGGCTAAGGGACTGTTGGAGGCTATTGAAATTGAAATCCTATTTTTGGTCTCAGAACAGGCACCGTGAGGAAAGCGCTTTTCACCCTTCCCACAGACTCATCCCTGTTTTCTCTTCCTCCGACTGTGAATTCTGACCTGCAGAGAATATCTGAAGACCATGGATGTATTGGATCTGATTTAGGCTGCACATATTCTGTGTATAGACTGAGAACTTCCAGCCCTATGGAAGTCATTCCATGCCCTTAAACCAGTAATAAAACCACTTAACAAAATTCTTGGCATTTAAGGAAAAGTGAAAGTCTTTTCGACTGACTAAGTTACACAAAACATAAAATATTAGACATCCAAATGCcttattttccattttctcaCTTACTCTGTTTTGTTCTTACCAAAATAAATATCCCCAACAGTCAGGAAACTGTATTTTATGCTGAAGCAAAACCAAAAGAAACAAGGTTGAAATAGCCAAAAATCAGAGTGCAGAAAAATCTAACTTCAAAAGAATAATCAGAGAGAATGTTTATTCTACTTCGGTTGGAGCCATACTTGTGAGACTTACCAGTGGAGAGAGCTATTTCATTCTTCTCTCTAAACACTGGCGTATTGATGATACAGAGTATTGATATTTGCTTCAGTGGCCATTAGGGACAGCACCTCAAGACTCAGAATCACAGGCGAGGCAAAAATGAGATCCTTAAAAATCCTGTACATCCTTTTGGAGATTGGGGATAATCACAAAGATTTGTCGTCTCCAATAGTTGGGCATAAGTTCAAGTATCCTCTGTATTCTCCTTCTTTTAGTTTCCAGATGAGCTGCCCCCATTGCCCTGAATCAGAGCAATTCTCCACTGGTGGTCCCATCGCTGCCAGGAGTACATTGTGACATATATTTGATAACAAAGATTTTAATCTCAGTCGGCATGTTCTGTATCTCTGGACTAATGGCTAGATGAAGAATTGACATTGTTCTTCACATAGACAATATGGGACACCAGTTTCCACAGATCATTTCTTGGCCTGGAATAACATGAGCAGAGTGGCTAATAAGATTGTGTCCCATCCCTGTTTTTCTCCAGAAGTGAGACAGCAGTGAAAGTTAACACtacagacagaagctgcattttctatctttgctgttcttgacttttcctttttgtgtttctttgtcttgttttgtcttctaaaaACAGGATCAGACTTCAACAACAATAGGAGCACTAATAACAGTTCCAGATCATCTCAACTAACTAAAAAGTGAGAAAGTCAAGCAGTAGGCATGAGCACAGCATAaccctggaaaaagctagagatAGCTTCTGTCACTGCTGGCTACATAAGCTGGGGGTGGTAAAGTAAAAAAATGGGTCCTTTCTTTCTTAGGCCCTCCTGAGTTCAGAGAAACAGAAGACTGCATTAAAACAAAATACTAGAGCCCATCAgtttctacttccaactggaacatccccagggccctgaAATGTAGCTAGCCGCTTGGCCCATGTATTCCATTAACATTAATAACacaatacatagaatcatagaatgatagaatatcagggttggaagggacctcaggaggtcatctagtccaaccccctgctcaaagcaggaccaattcccaactaaatcatcccagacagggctttgtcaagcctgaccttaaaaacctctaaagaaggagattccaccacctccctaggtaaccagttccagtgcttcaccaccctcctagtgaaaaagtttttcctaatatccaacctaaacctcccaaactgcaacttgagaccattactccttgttctgtcatcaggtaccactgagaacagtctcgatccatcctctttggaaccccctttcaggtagttgaaagcagctatcaaatcccccctcattcttctgcagactaaaccatc carries:
- the LOC128832205 gene encoding olfactory receptor 1019-like — encoded protein: MVEGNHTVVTDFIFQGFMDHPELQVPLFVSFLMIYVITLAGNLGMIMLIRFNSRLHTPMYYFLSNLSLADVGNSSVVALQLLMTFVVQAKPISLAACAAQFFFVCNFLTNEACLLAVMASDRFIAICNPLLYSVVMSKRLCVLLVVASYVCGFVNSVVQTPFIFTLSFCESNVINHFFCDIPPILNLSCSDTHNANMLHFTLSSIVVMTTILIVLFSYMYILIAILKIRSAKGRCKTFSTCASHLTAVRVFYGTVIFMYLRPSSGYTTDPDKIISVFYILIIPMLNPLIYSLRRTPLEGQ